The stretch of DNA GCCGCTCGCGCGCGGAAGAATTCCGGATTCTGGAAGCCGTCTGGAGCGCCGGCGTGCGCGTGCCGGAGCCGGTCGGGTTCTGTACCGACCCGGCCGTGGTCGGCGCGCCCTTTGCGCTCATGGGCTTGGTCGAAGGCGTCGGCCTCGGGCCGCGGATTGCCAAAGACTTGAGCCTCGGGGGTGACCGGGAGCGTCTCGCGGAGGATCTCGGTCGCGAGCTTGCCCGGATTCACGCGAGCCTCGACGCCCGTCAGCCGTTGCCCGCCGCGCTCGCCTTCCTGGGCGCGCCGGAGGCGAACCCGGCCCGCGCCGAGATCGCGCGGCTCCGCGCGAATCTCGACGGGATCGGCGCGCGGCGGCCGGCGATCGAATGGGGCCTGCGCTGGGGCGCGGTGCGCGCCCCCGATTGCCCGGACCCGACCCTGGTGCATCGGGATTTCCGCACCGGCAACTACATGGTCGACGGCTCGGGCCTGACCGCCGTGCTCGATTGGGAATTCGCCGGCTGGGGCGATCCCGCTCAGGATCTGGGCTGGTTCTGTGCCGCCTGCTGGCGTTTCGGCAGACCGGACCTGGAGGCTGGCGGGATCGGATCGCGCAGGGCCTTCTACCGCGGCTACACGGCCGCGAGCGGTCGCGCGATCGATCCTGACCGCGTGGCGTA from Methylobacterium sp. PvR107 encodes:
- a CDS encoding phosphotransferase family protein, coding for MDANRLRAWMADHLGCPDLAIEEIRPLGGGSIQENRLVRCRFGDGVRAYVLRMDAAATIASSRSRAEEFRILEAVWSAGVRVPEPVGFCTDPAVVGAPFALMGLVEGVGLGPRIAKDLSLGGDRERLAEDLGRELARIHASLDARQPLPAALAFLGAPEANPARAEIARLRANLDGIGARRPAIEWGLRWGAVRAPDCPDPTLVHRDFRTGNYMVDGSGLTAVLDWEFAGWGDPAQDLGWFCAACWRFGRPDLEAGGIGSRRAFYRGYTAASGRAIDPDRVAYWEVLAHLRWAVIALEQGARHVSGREFSLELALTGRMVPDLERTILRATAPGAWS